One window from the genome of Cricetulus griseus strain 17A/GY chromosome 2, alternate assembly CriGri-PICRH-1.0, whole genome shotgun sequence encodes:
- the LOC113834073 gene encoding spermatogenesis-associated protein 31E1-like: MGPSLLSLPKLLAHVLIAAISCPVSHSMLRRLVNAISFCRQLRQDTLGEVSNPEVARINQRLQQPREETVDTDLSLADSFAPLKEHLLPKDSKILSPVLLNALASIESQLSRRASQPPETLTPGRCCSPPRAHAQTSHPPDPVVYSPSLPNSRMEALKCDRKALGTPQSTPLPGLPSPIPNTLGLIHAKRPNRVTPGINHTSRPTLTIPGLNNSCRPSPTTPGLEHPSRPSSNTPGRYNSSWPASGTSGLDLKTSRPSSKILCLNNTCLPTTTSVGLKNSCKPTSNMPGREYSSRPTPNSPGLNTSNRPISTSTGLKNTNRPTLTTTGLEQSSRPSSTAGSLDNSSRSTTSSPGIHQSIKPTSTTAGLNYSNRPTSTSTGLHQSNRSVSGPSWSNLADKSSCHPNSSHGESWQGPLSLTLQEPSIWTGPTNRQIEAGELTFIKPDVQETLEYQISKIVELKIWKEKGKSDNDLRCMGNMLESWNSKEITTTSCPFWCPNSKSEQFSGHHQLCYEKVSGNHVHVTYSQYFWGLPFLHSESLVATVNMAQSTLDPPSIFFNGLSPYIPIQILSDVPRRLIPPKPLLQPLDKSQPLTTKMSDTGAGMTEIQTQACDPNSLQRLPCNSVLVSNRAASYFNASRYQVTVPPAVQHLEEHILNKVKESRNKLPDRVTKSQEAFLELTSKRQTSQGRVSLVHLPGEITDPQLQEHLEQHLKKRYIQLHGQSPDKDFELCLDLLKPQEEPQGMGQAEVNHGSACPSTLKDEDSQPPQRVSPNFPELAQLLSDPCKTITNCPETVLKNLDRSPKDSLGKVLEIMPDVEVESSYTRHERSDTQNVSPVGPDKQQLEGTLVIHLSSKCKDINHSKMPMAKTSFQDLSTYNKDSNGPSFLDAGTQKMLETHLTRRLVRHRWSLPLRGIKTIHVFQRKKAVSTLPFPQTSNVYLSFGDSGDDSISTTASVLLETFQQAPEETVMKGDSPVESTQNSPPALQLEDLTATPHSDNSIPSEASTTIQEDSSTALSTRQDLIGRAWHHNNVLKSSLGNPEPIPDLVRGMCQSPGNEYGSSRDKYQGARNNSSASLSPSSRNTRELEEVEEEDSCELALTKPARELGNSSSNNKHLRDFGSLKITEISPSRTIDHMPEASGQRTRRCLAPPVVLQDCATGVFLQDCAPEVLLAADIMASRASQSSSKTKSTTRTSISQDRYPFSSREGAVPKKSIPQEPWNSHIFGPNYQKEDFKCPRQYICHSGKRPAHDAKSHSHEKKIVDMIKNFVLSIFNPKGKVQPNSRQKVKASSSPTQSQESVANRVFMPHKVTEGQDQKTSAGWVSVEKHRVHHRSAPSSNLQEPTKASMSRHVCHHRIPNVESKITQGNTSCVQQANSIVRSHPSTHKSMPYGNSWAQVLGQPVSQYANVQQMSQVPRVPGTPVHCPRHCCCRSVYGGKASAFPNLK; this comes from the coding sequence ATGGGTCCTTCCCTACTCAGCTTGCCCAAACTCCTGGCCCATGTGCTCATTGCTGCAATTTCATGTCCTGTCTCCCACAGCATGCTAAGGAGGCTTGTCAATGCCATCAGCTTTTGCCGGCAATTAAGACAAGATACCTTAGGTGAAGTGTCCAACCCAGAAGTTGCCAGAATCAACCAGCGACTTCAGCAGCCCAGAGAGGAGACTGTGGACACAGATTTGTCCCTAGCAGATTCCTTTGCTCCTCTCAAGGAACACCTGCTGCCAAAAGATTCTAAAATCTTGTCACCTGTCCTGCTGAATGCCCTAGCTTCTATTGAGTCACAGTTGTCTAGGAGAGCCTCTCAGCCACCAGAGACCTTGACTCCAGGAAGATGCTGTTCACCACCAAGGGCACATGCCCAAACATCTCATCCTCCTGATCCTGTGGTATATTCTCCATCCTTGCCAAATAGCAGGATGGAGGCTCTTAAGTGTGACCGAAAAGCATTGGGAACCCCGCAGAGCACACCTCTGCCAGGTTTGCCTTCTCCCATACCAAACACATTAGGCCTTATCCATGCGAAAAGGCCTAATAGAGTCACACCAGGTATTAACCACACAAGTAGGCCTACCTTGACCATCCCAGGCCTTAACAACTCATGCAGGCCTAGCCCAACCACTCCAGGCCTTGAACATCCAAGCCGGCCTTCCTCAAACACACCAGGTCGTTACAATTCAAGCTGGCCTGCCTCAGGCACTTCAGGCCTTGATCTGAAGACAAGCAGGCCTTCCTCAAAAATATTATGCCTTAACAACACATGCCTACCCACCACCACCTCTGTAGGCCTTAAAAACTCATGCAAGCCTACCTCAAACATGCCAGGCCGTGAGTATTCAAGTAGGCCTACCCCAAACAGTCCAGGCCTTAACACCTCAAATAGGCCTATCTCTACCAGTACAGGCCTTAAGAACACAAACAGGCCTACCTTAACCACTACAGGTCTTGAACAGTCAAGCAGGCCTAGCTCAACAGCTGGCAGCCTTGACAACTCAAGCAGGTCTACCACAAGCAGTCCAGGCATTCACCAATCCATTAAGCCTACCTCAACAACCGCAGGCCTTAACTACTCAAACAGGCCTACCTCAACTTCCACAGGCCTGCACCAATCAAACAGATCTGTGTCAGGCCCTTCCTGGTCCAACTTAGCTGACAAAAGCAGCTGCCACCCCAACTCATCACATGGTGAGTCCTGGCAAGGACCTCTTTCTCTTACCCTCCAAGAGCCCTCAATCTGGACAGGACCCACTAACAGGCAGATAGAGGCTGGGGAGCTCACATTCATCAAGCCAGATGTCCAAGAGACACTGGAATATCAGATAAGTAAGATAGTAGAGCTCAAaatatggaaagagaaaggaaaatctgATAACGACTTGCGCTGTATGGGCAATATGCTAGAGTCCTGGAACAGCAAGGAGATCACCACCACCTCATGCCCCTTCTGGTGTCCAAACAGCAAATCTGAGCAGTTTTCAGGCCATCACCAATTATGCTACGAAAAGGTCTCTGGCAACCATGTACATGTGACATACAGCCAGTATTTCTGGggtctccccttcctccacagtgAGTCCCTTGTGGCGACTGTGAATATGGCACAGTCAACACTAGATCCCCCCTCCATCTTCTTCAATGGACTTTCTCCTTATATTCCAATACAAATTCTGTCTGATGTACCTCGAAGGCTCATTCCTCCAAAGCCCTTGCTTCAACCCTTAGACAAATCCCAACCTTTAACTACAAAGATGTCTGACACTGGAGCAGGAATGACTGAAATCCAAACACAGGCCTGTGACCCAAACTCTCTCCAAAGGCTACCGTGCAATTCAGTTTTAGTTAGTAATAGGGCGGCTTCTTACTTTAATGCTTCGAGATACCAAGTTACTGTCCCACCTGCTGTTCAACACCTAGAGGAACATATTTTGAACAAAGTCAAAGAAAGTAGGAACAAGCTACCGGACAGGGTTACAAAATCACAGGAAGCATTTCTTGAACTCACTTCAAAGAGGCAGACCTCCCAGGGCAGGGTTTCCCTTGTCCACCTCCCAGGGGAAATCACTGACCCCCAGCTCCAGGAGCACCTAGAGCAACACTTAAAAAAACGATACATTCAACTCCATGGCCAAAGTCCTGACAAGGACTTTGAGCTATGTTTGGACCTGTTAAAGCCTCAGGAGGAACCCCAAGGAATGGGCCAGGCAGAAGTGAATCATGGGTCTGCATGTCCCTCAACACTGAAAGATGAAGACAGTCAACCTCCACAGAGAGTCTCACCAAACTTTCCAGAGTTAGCTCAACTCCTGAGTGACCCATGCAAGACTATAACCAACTGTCCAGAAACAGTATTGAAAAATCTGGACAGGAGCCCAAAAGATTCACTGGGCAAAGTTCTGGAGATTATGCCTGATGTAGAGGTGGAATCCAGCTACACAAGACACGAAAGAAGTGACACACAAAATGTTTCCCCTGTGGGACCAGATAAGCAGCAACTAGAAGGTACACTGGTAATCCACTTAAGCAGCAAGTGCAAGGATATCAACCACAGTAAGATGCCCATGGCAAAAACATCCTTCCAAGATTTGAGCACCTACAATAAAGATTCTAATGGGCCTTCCTTCCTAGATGCTGGCACACAGAAGATGCTGGAAACACATCTTACCAGACGTCTAGTGAGGCACAGATGGAGTCTGCCCCTCAGAGGCATCAAGACCATACATGTTTTTCAGAGGAAAAAGGCTGTATCAACATTGCCTTTTCCACAGACCTCCAATGTCTACTTGTCCTTTGGGGACTCTGGAGATGATTCCATTTCCACCACGGCCAGTGTCCTGTTGGAAACTTTTCAGCAAGCCCCAGAAGAGACAGTAATGAAAGGAGATTCCCCTGTGGAATCCACACAGAACTCTCCTCCTGCACTCCAGCTGGAAGACCTGACAGCTACTCCACACAGTGACAACTCTATACCCTCTGAGGCCTCTACAACTATCCAGGAGGATAGCTCCACAGCTTTGTCCACCAGACAGGACCTCATAGGCCGAGCATGGCACCATAATAACGTTCTTAAATCTTCTTTAGGCAACCCAGAGCCAATTCCAGACCTAGTCAGAGGTATGTGTCAGTCACCAGGGAATGAGTATGGGTCATCAAGAGATAAATACCAAGGGGCTAGGAACAACAGCTCGGCATCTCTGTCACCAAGTAGTAGGAATACCAGGGAGctggaggaggtagaggaggaagaCTCATGTGAGTTGGCACTCACCAAGCCTGCTCGGGAGCTGGGAAACTCTTCATCCAACAATAAACATCTAAGGGATTTTGGATCTCTCAAGATCACTGAAATTTCACCTTCTAGAACTATAGATCACATGCCGGAAGCCTCAGGCCAGCGCACACGTCGCTGCTTGGCTCCTCCTGTTGTGCTACAGGACTGTGCCACTGGGGTATTCCTTCAAGATTGTGCCCCTGAGGTTCTGCTTGCTGCTGATATCATGGCCTCCAGGGCCTCACAGTCCAGCAGCAAGACCAAGTCCACTACAAGAACATCAATCTCCCAGGACAGGTACCCTTTCTCTTCAAGAGAAGGGGCTGTCCCCAAGAAATCTATACCCCAGGAACCATGGAATAGCCACATCTTTGGTCCGAATTACCAAAAAGAGGACTTTAAATGTCCCAGGCAGTACATATGTCATTCAGGGAAAAGGCCTGCCCATGATGCCAAGTCACATAGTCATGAAAAGAAAATTGTGGACATGATAAAAAACTTTGTATTGTCAATTTTTAACCCCAAAGGGAAAGTTCAACCAAACTCAAGACAAAAAGTCAAGGCCTCATCATCACCAACCCAAAGCCAAGAGTCAGTAGCAAACAGGGTGTTTATGCCACACAAGGTCACTGAAGGACAGGACCAGAAAACCTCTGCTGGATGGGTCTCAGTGGAGAAACACCGGGTTCACCATAGGAGTGCTCCCTCTAGTAATTTGCAGGAACCAACCAAAGCTTCAATGAGTAGGCATGTCTGCCATCATAGGATTCCTAATGTGGAATCAAAGATAACACAAGGAAACACTAGCTGTGTTCAGCAAGCTAACTCCATCGTACGTAGCCACCCATCCACACACAAATCAATGCCCTATGGTAACAGCTGGGCCCAGGTGTTGGGACAACCTGTGTCCCAATATGCCAATGTTCAGCAAATGTCTCAGGTACCTCGTGTGCCAGGGACCCCCGTTCATTGCCCTAGGCACTGCTGCTGTAGAAGTGTATATGGTGGAAAAGCGAGTGCCTTTCCAAATTTAAAGTAA